A genomic region of Gemmata massiliana contains the following coding sequences:
- a CDS encoding FKBP-type peptidyl-prolyl cis-trans isomerase, giving the protein MPKLDATEWKKTKSGLEIWEVKEGKGEAVKEGATVVVHYTGWLTDEKGTKFDSSLGRGEPAQFQLGSLIKGWQEGIPGMKPGGVRRLKVPAELGYGARGAGPIPPNATLVFEIELFESK; this is encoded by the coding sequence ATGCCGAAGCTCGACGCGACAGAGTGGAAGAAAACGAAGTCGGGTTTGGAAATCTGGGAAGTGAAAGAGGGTAAGGGCGAGGCGGTGAAAGAAGGCGCGACCGTAGTGGTTCACTACACCGGTTGGCTCACCGACGAGAAGGGGACAAAGTTTGACAGCAGCTTGGGTCGTGGCGAGCCGGCCCAGTTCCAACTGGGTAGCCTTATCAAGGGCTGGCAGGAGGGCATCCCGGGCATGAAGCCGGGCGGTGTTCGCCGGCTCAAGGTGCCCGCCGAACTCGGGTACGGTGCCCGCGGTGCTGGCCCGATCCCGCCGAACGCAACGCTGGTGTTCGAGATCGAACTGTTTGAGTCGAAGTGA
- a CDS encoding FKBP-type peptidyl-prolyl cis-trans isomerase: protein MEIWDVKEGKGDAVKEGATVVIHYTGWLTDDGATKFDSSVDRGEKAEFPLDNLIKGWQEGIPGMKPGGVRRLKIPSDLAYGPKGRGKIPGGATLVFEIELFESK, encoded by the coding sequence CTGGAAATCTGGGACGTGAAAGAGGGCAAGGGCGACGCGGTGAAAGAAGGCGCCACGGTCGTCATCCATTACACCGGATGGCTCACCGACGACGGCGCGACGAAGTTCGACAGCAGCGTGGACCGCGGTGAGAAGGCCGAGTTCCCGCTGGACAACCTCATCAAGGGCTGGCAGGAAGGTATCCCGGGCATGAAGCCGGGCGGCGTGCGCCGGCTCAAGATCCCCTCGGACCTGGCCTACGGCCCGAAGGGACGCGGGAAGATCCCCGGCGGCGCGACGCTGGTGTTCGAGATCGAGCTGTTCGAGTCGAAGTAA